A single genomic interval of Sulfurihydrogenibium sp. harbors:
- the pheA gene encoding prephenate dehydratase, which yields MDYQEKLKALRQEIDSIDNQILELINKRATLAKEVGEIKKANNLPIFVPSREKEIFDRLEKLNKGPLPTDIVKHIFREIISACRSIEENIKVVYLGPKATFTHQASLKYFGHSVEHIPVSTIKDVFEEIVKKKADFGVVPVENTIEGVVNYTLDMFLEYDLKIIGEVILEISLHLMSINPNINEIQRIYSHKFAIAECRDWILKNMPHVQLIEVESTAKAAEMAKDDYESAAIASESAAEVYGLYILERKIDKHLYNYTRFLIIGNEIPSKTGNDKTTFIFSVKNEVGALYKALEPFYRNGINMTKIESRPSKKEAWDYIFFTDIEGHIDDEVVKNTLEELKSNVPFFKILGSYPKAVD from the coding sequence ATGGATTATCAAGAAAAGCTAAAAGCTTTAAGACAAGAAATTGATAGTATAGACAATCAGATTTTAGAGCTTATAAATAAAAGAGCAACCTTAGCTAAAGAAGTTGGAGAGATTAAAAAAGCAAACAATCTTCCAATCTTTGTTCCAAGCAGAGAGAAAGAAATTTTTGATAGATTAGAAAAACTCAACAAAGGACCACTTCCAACGGATATTGTAAAACATATATTTAGAGAGATTATTTCAGCTTGTAGAAGCATAGAAGAGAATATTAAAGTCGTTTATCTTGGACCAAAGGCAACGTTTACCCATCAAGCAAGCCTAAAATACTTTGGACATTCTGTAGAGCATATACCCGTATCAACAATAAAAGATGTATTTGAAGAGATAGTCAAGAAAAAAGCAGATTTTGGCGTAGTTCCGGTAGAGAATACAATAGAAGGGGTTGTTAACTATACTCTTGATATGTTTTTAGAGTATGATTTAAAAATCATAGGTGAAGTTATTTTAGAAATTTCTTTACATCTAATGAGTATAAATCCAAACATTAATGAAATTCAAAGAATTTACAGTCATAAATTTGCAATAGCAGAATGTAGAGATTGGATACTAAAAAATATGCCACATGTTCAGCTTATAGAAGTTGAAAGTACAGCAAAAGCTGCAGAAATGGCAAAAGATGATTATGAATCTGCAGCAATAGCCAGCGAATCAGCGGCAGAAGTTTATGGATTATACATTTTAGAAAGAAAGATAGATAAGCATCTTTATAACTATACAAGATTTTTAATCATTGGTAATGAAATACCAAGCAAAACAGGAAATGACAAAACAACGTTTATTTTTTCTGTAAAAAACGAAGTTGGTGCGTTATATAAAGCCTTAGAGCCATTTTATAGAAATGGTATAAATATGACTAAAATAGAATCAAGACCATCTAAAAAAGAGGCTTGGGATTATATTTTCTTTACAGATATTGAGGGTCATATTGATGACGAAGTAGTAAAGAATACTCTTGAAGAGTTAAAATCCAACGTTCCATT
- a CDS encoding inositol monophosphatase family protein, with protein sequence MSRFLEVAKEAAFIGGGILKENFKKVKKSDIESKGIKDFVTYVDKLSEERIRNHILKNFPDHAFLGEEDGKFGESEFTWVVDPLDGTKNYICGFEIFAVSVALLQNNEPIVGVIYVPMLDKIYWAEKGAGSYLNGEKIKVSNRPIEQAVVSTGFPFRYVAELDNYLDMLKKAMITFSGVRRPGAAAVDLALVAEGVFDGFFEMKLSIWDIAAGVLLIQEAGGIYSNFEGGKDLSSGDVIAGGKEIYDVLYDIVRSSK encoded by the coding sequence TTGAGTAGATTCTTAGAAGTAGCAAAAGAGGCAGCTTTTATTGGTGGGGGAATTTTAAAAGAAAACTTTAAAAAAGTAAAAAAATCTGATATAGAAAGTAAAGGAATAAAAGATTTTGTAACCTATGTTGATAAATTATCAGAAGAAAGGATAAGAAATCACATACTTAAAAACTTTCCTGACCATGCTTTTCTTGGTGAAGAGGATGGAAAGTTTGGTGAAAGCGAATTTACTTGGGTGGTTGACCCATTAGATGGAACAAAAAACTACATATGTGGCTTTGAGATTTTTGCCGTATCGGTTGCACTTCTTCAAAACAATGAGCCAATAGTTGGGGTTATCTACGTTCCTATGTTAGATAAAATTTACTGGGCGGAAAAAGGAGCAGGTAGCTATTTAAACGGAGAAAAGATAAAAGTATCCAACAGACCAATCGAGCAGGCAGTTGTGTCAACAGGCTTTCCATTTAGATATGTAGCAGAGCTTGATAATTATCTTGATATGCTAAAAAAAGCAATGATTACATTTTCTGGAGTTAGAAGACCCGGAGCTGCAGCGGTTGATTTAGCGTTAGTAGCAGAGGGTGTTTTTGATGGATTTTTTGAGATGAAGCTTTCAATTTGGGATATAGCAGCAGGTGTATTACTCATTCAAGAAGCAGGCGGTATATACTCAAATTTTGAAGGCGGGAAAGATTTATCCTCCGGAGATGTAATTGCAGGGGGAAAAGAGATTTACGATGTTTTATATGATATAGTCAGGAGTAGTAAATAA
- a CDS encoding phosphoglycerate kinase: MFDNYLTLKDVDVSGKRVFVRVDYNVPIDENGNIEDDVRIRETVPTINYLLDRNAKIILASHLGRPKGKPDPKYSLYPVAKRLERLVGKEVKFLPDCVGEDVEKTVLNMKEGEIVLLENLRFHKEEENNDPEFAKALAKLAEIYVIDAFGTCHRKHASMYGIKDYVQPVVMGFLLEKEIEYFKKALLNPQRPVVAFLGGSKVSSKLGVIEFLLDKVDKIFIGGAMAFTFIKALGYKVGSSLVEEEMINKALEIMEKAKEKDVKFYLPVDFICGQAISDQTPVIEVAWQEIPSGWLGLDIGHASVVLIKEIIKDAQTIVWNGPMGVFEIDKFKMGTFELAHAIAESPALSIAGGGDTDYAIHKAGVVDKISYLSTGGGAFLELLEGKQLPCLEAITRKS; encoded by the coding sequence ATGTTTGACAATTACCTAACTTTAAAAGATGTTGACGTATCGGGAAAAAGAGTCTTTGTTAGAGTTGATTACAACGTGCCGATTGATGAAAACGGAAACATTGAAGATGATGTAAGAATAAGAGAAACTGTTCCGACTATAAACTATCTTCTTGATAGAAATGCAAAAATAATTCTTGCATCCCATCTTGGAAGACCAAAAGGAAAACCAGACCCTAAGTATTCTTTATACCCAGTGGCTAAAAGATTGGAAAGATTGGTAGGAAAAGAAGTAAAATTTTTGCCTGATTGTGTAGGTGAAGACGTAGAAAAAACAGTTTTAAATATGAAAGAAGGCGAAATAGTTCTACTGGAAAATTTAAGATTTCATAAAGAAGAGGAAAATAATGACCCAGAATTTGCAAAAGCATTGGCAAAGCTTGCTGAAATTTATGTAATAGATGCATTTGGAACATGTCATAGAAAACACGCTTCAATGTATGGAATAAAAGACTACGTCCAACCTGTTGTAATGGGATTTTTGCTTGAGAAAGAAATAGAATACTTTAAAAAAGCATTATTAAATCCACAAAGACCTGTAGTTGCATTTCTTGGAGGTTCTAAGGTTTCATCTAAGCTTGGAGTAATAGAGTTTTTGCTTGACAAGGTGGATAAAATATTTATCGGCGGTGCAATGGCTTTTACTTTTATAAAAGCTCTTGGCTATAAAGTAGGTTCATCTCTTGTTGAAGAGGAAATGATTAATAAAGCATTAGAAATAATGGAAAAAGCTAAAGAAAAAGACGTTAAATTTTATCTACCGGTAGACTTTATCTGTGGTCAGGCTATTTCTGACCAAACACCGGTTATTGAAGTTGCATGGCAAGAAATACCATCCGGCTGGCTTGGTCTTGATATAGGACATGCGTCGGTAGTTTTAATAAAAGAAATCATAAAAGATGCACAAACTATAGTTTGGAACGGACCTATGGGTGTGTTTGAGATAGATAAATTCAAAATGGGAACCTTTGAACTTGCTCATGCAATAGCAGAATCACCGGCGTTGTCAATCGCAGGCGGTGGCGATACAGACTATGCAATCCATAAAGCTGGTGTAGTAGATAAAATAAGTTATCTATCGACAGGTGGCGGTGCATTCTTAGAACTTCTTGAAGGAAAACAACTACCTTGCTTGGAGGCAATCACAAGAAAAAGTTAA
- the guaB gene encoding IMP dehydrogenase: protein MLTFPIEEALTFDDVLLLPQKSDVLPHETDVTSYLTPNIKVNIPLVSAAMDTVTEHRLAIALAREGGIGIIHRNMSIEDQMREVEKVKKAESGMITDPVTIRPNQSVKEALEIMSIYKISGVPVVDDENKLVGILTNRDLRFIHKKDHEKPVYEFMTKPPLVTAKEGITLDEAIEILQKHKVEKLPVVDDEGRLKGLITIKDIVKRKKYPNACKDSAGRLRVGAAVGVGPDTMERVKALVSAKVDVIVVDTAHGHSVRVLETVEKIKGEFPDLDVIGGNVATAEAAEDLIKAGADGVKVGIGPGSICTTRVVAGIGVPQITAISKCAEVTKKYGKTLIADGGIRYSGDIVKAIAAGADTVMLGSLFAGTEEAPGERIFYQGRSYKVYRGMGSLGAMKARFSSDRYSQENVEKFVPEGIEGRIPFKGPLADVVYQLVGGLRAGMGYTGSKTIKDLQEKTKFIKITNAGLRESHAHDVYITQEAPNYWID, encoded by the coding sequence TTGCTTACATTTCCAATAGAAGAAGCCCTAACATTTGATGATGTTTTATTGCTTCCGCAAAAATCGGATGTTTTACCCCATGAAACAGATGTTACATCATATCTTACACCAAACATAAAAGTTAATATTCCGTTAGTATCGGCTGCAATGGACACTGTTACTGAACATAGATTAGCTATAGCCTTAGCAAGGGAAGGCGGAATTGGAATTATCCATAGAAATATGTCTATTGAAGACCAGATGAGAGAGGTTGAAAAAGTAAAAAAAGCTGAAAGTGGAATGATTACAGACCCGGTAACAATCAGACCAAATCAATCAGTCAAAGAAGCTCTTGAAATAATGTCTATTTATAAAATATCCGGCGTTCCTGTTGTAGATGATGAAAATAAGCTTGTTGGTATTTTAACAAATAGAGATTTAAGATTTATTCATAAAAAAGATCACGAAAAACCGGTCTATGAGTTTATGACAAAGCCTCCTTTAGTAACTGCAAAAGAAGGTATTACTTTAGATGAAGCTATAGAAATTCTTCAAAAGCATAAAGTGGAAAAACTTCCGGTCGTAGATGATGAAGGAAGGCTTAAAGGTTTAATTACAATTAAAGATATTGTAAAAAGAAAAAAATATCCAAATGCTTGCAAAGATTCAGCGGGTAGGTTAAGGGTTGGTGCGGCTGTTGGCGTTGGTCCGGATACAATGGAAAGGGTAAAAGCCTTGGTTTCTGCAAAAGTAGATGTGATAGTTGTTGATACTGCCCACGGACATTCTGTTAGAGTTTTAGAAACCGTTGAAAAAATTAAAGGAGAGTTTCCAGACCTTGATGTTATCGGTGGAAACGTAGCAACAGCAGAAGCAGCAGAGGATTTAATCAAAGCCGGTGCGGATGGAGTAAAAGTTGGAATAGGACCGGGTTCTATTTGTACAACAAGGGTAGTTGCAGGAATAGGCGTTCCTCAGATTACAGCAATTTCTAAATGTGCAGAAGTTACTAAAAAATATGGAAAAACATTGATTGCAGATGGTGGTATCAGATACTCTGGAGATATAGTCAAGGCAATTGCTGCTGGTGCTGATACAGTCATGCTTGGAAGTCTTTTTGCAGGAACAGAAGAAGCTCCAGGAGAGAGAATTTTCTATCAAGGAAGGTCTTATAAAGTTTATAGAGGAATGGGTTCTCTTGGTGCTATGAAAGCAAGATTTAGCAGTGATAGATACTCTCAAGAAAACGTTGAAAAATTTGTTCCGGAAGGTATCGAAGGAAGAATTCCATTTAAAGGACCGCTTGCAGATGTTGTCTATCAGCTTGTGGGAGGATTAAGGGCTGGTATGGGATATACCGGTTCTAAAACCATAAAAGACCTACAAGAAAAAACCAAGTTTATTAAAATAACAAATGCAGGCTTAAGAGAAAGTCATGCTCATGATGTTTATATAACTCAAGAAGCACCAAACTACTGGATAGATTAA
- the thrC gene encoding threonine synthase — translation MAKVKALKCKECGAEYPVEPIHVCEFCFGPLEIVYDYDEIKKNISREKIEKGPKSLWRYIDLLPVENPTVGLSAGFTPLVKAENLGKLLGLNNLYIKDDSVNHPTLSFKDRVVAVALSKAKEFGFDTAACASTGNLANSVAAHAASAGMKCYVFIPANLETNKIIGSLVFNPVVVAVDGNYDDVNRLSSEIANEFGWAFVNINVRPFYSEGSKTLAFEVAEQLGWKIPNVVVAPLASGSLYTKIWKGFNELKEVGLVEGNLPRMLGAQAEGCSPIYQAFKEGRDFIKPVKPNTIAKSIAIGNPADGPYAVKVAKESKGDIQIATDEEIIEGIKLLAKTEGIFTETAGGTTIAVLKKYVEMGMIDKDEVVVAYITGNGYKTMEVLEGKLEKPIHIKPTLAEFKSKVIGG, via the coding sequence TTGGCAAAAGTAAAGGCTTTAAAATGTAAAGAGTGTGGAGCTGAGTATCCTGTGGAACCAATTCATGTATGTGAATTTTGTTTTGGTCCGCTGGAGATTGTATATGATTATGATGAGATAAAAAAGAATATATCAAGAGAGAAAATAGAAAAAGGTCCAAAGAGCCTATGGAGATATATTGATTTACTGCCGGTAGAAAATCCAACCGTTGGTCTATCTGCAGGATTTACACCACTTGTAAAAGCAGAAAATCTTGGTAAGCTTTTAGGATTAAACAATCTTTATATAAAAGATGACTCTGTTAACCATCCAACATTATCATTCAAAGATAGAGTTGTTGCGGTTGCTCTTTCAAAGGCAAAAGAGTTTGGTTTTGATACTGCTGCTTGTGCCTCTACAGGAAACCTTGCTAACTCTGTTGCAGCCCATGCAGCTTCTGCAGGAATGAAATGTTATGTATTCATACCGGCAAACTTAGAAACAAATAAAATCATTGGTAGCTTGGTTTTCAATCCTGTTGTTGTAGCAGTTGATGGAAATTATGACGATGTTAACAGACTTTCTTCTGAAATTGCAAACGAGTTTGGATGGGCATTTGTTAATATAAACGTTAGACCTTTTTATTCTGAAGGTTCAAAAACCTTAGCATTTGAAGTTGCAGAGCAACTTGGTTGGAAAATACCAAACGTAGTAGTCGCACCTCTTGCGTCAGGCTCTCTTTATACAAAAATTTGGAAAGGTTTTAACGAGCTGAAAGAAGTTGGTTTGGTAGAAGGAAATCTTCCAAGGATGCTTGGAGCACAAGCAGAAGGATGCAGTCCTATATACCAAGCATTTAAAGAAGGAAGAGATTTTATAAAACCTGTAAAACCAAATACAATAGCAAAATCTATAGCTATAGGAAACCCAGCTGACGGACCATATGCTGTTAAAGTAGCAAAGGAAAGTAAAGGTGATATCCAAATAGCAACAGACGAAGAAATCATAGAAGGCATCAAATTACTTGCAAAAACAGAAGGAATCTTTACAGAAACCGCCGGTGGTACAACAATCGCAGTATTGAAAAAGTATGTAGAGATGGGAATGATAGATAAGGACGAGGTAGTAGTTGCTTACATTACAGGAAATGGCTATAAAACAATGGAAGTTCTTGAAGGAAAGCTTGAAAAGCCTATACATATAAAACCAACATTGGCAGAGTTTAAAAGCAAAGTTATAGGTGGATAA
- a CDS encoding MoaD/ThiS family protein, with protein MAITVRIPTALRRITQGQGEVQISASTIGELIENLEKEFPGIKERLVDENGEIRKFVNFFVNDEDIRFLQGKDTQLKDGDVVAIIPAIAGGK; from the coding sequence ATGGCAATAACTGTAAGAATACCAACAGCTTTAAGAAGGATCACTCAAGGGCAAGGAGAAGTTCAGATATCAGCTTCTACAATCGGAGAGTTGATAGAAAATTTAGAAAAAGAATTCCCGGGCATCAAAGAAAGACTTGTTGATGAAAACGGAGAAATTAGAAAGTTTGTTAACTTTTTTGTAAATGATGAAGATATAAGATTTTTACAAGGAAAGGATACACAATTAAAAGATGGAGATGTGGTAGCTATAATACCAGCAATAGCTGGAGGAAAATAA
- a CDS encoding NIL domain-containing protein, translated as MNSMKLKLIYPEEKIKEPLLSKVCKNFNIDINIRKANVQEKMGWLELEFIGNDEEIEKAINFLVENGVEVQPIEGQVFIE; from the coding sequence ATGAATTCGATGAAGCTAAAGCTCATCTATCCGGAGGAGAAAATAAAAGAACCACTTTTAAGTAAAGTTTGTAAAAATTTTAATATTGACATAAATATAAGAAAGGCAAACGTTCAAGAAAAGATGGGCTGGTTGGAACTTGAATTCATTGGAAACGATGAAGAAATAGAAAAAGCTATAAACTTCTTGGTCGAAAATGGCGTAGAAGTCCAACCAATAGAAGGTCAGGTTTTTATAGAATAA
- a CDS encoding Ppx/GppA phosphatase family protein: MKPKIIALLDIGTYSTRMLIVAVHFDGRFDEILSVGRITALGRKLKETGYLQKEAMEETLAVLKEYVQIASQYKPEKILAVATQACRESKNADEFISNVKKLGIDVRVITGEEEARLAFIATAKALNIEGKFTVIDQGGGSTEFSYGEKSNLIASISFPFGIVNFTEKYIKSDPPKPEEIMQIKDFLKQQLPIAYEKMKDTEILVGLGGTITTVVALEYNIYPYDSKKVHGSKLTYEAITKWLNKLASMTVNQRKAIPMIEDKRAEAIVPGIVIFQTAMEVFQKDEITVSEWGVRHGLLLELIQN, encoded by the coding sequence ATGAAGCCAAAGATTATAGCACTACTAGATATTGGAACATATTCAACGCGTATGTTAATAGTTGCTGTCCACTTTGATGGACGGTTTGATGAGATATTAAGCGTAGGAAGAATTACAGCACTTGGAAGAAAATTAAAAGAGACTGGCTATTTACAAAAAGAAGCGATGGAAGAGACTTTGGCTGTTTTAAAGGAGTATGTTCAGATAGCAAGCCAGTATAAACCGGAAAAAATATTGGCAGTGGCAACGCAAGCTTGTAGAGAATCAAAAAACGCAGATGAATTTATCTCAAACGTAAAAAAGCTTGGGATTGATGTAAGAGTTATTACAGGAGAAGAGGAAGCAAGATTAGCTTTTATAGCAACAGCAAAAGCTTTAAACATCGAGGGAAAATTTACAGTAATAGACCAAGGTGGCGGGAGTACTGAATTTTCCTATGGTGAAAAATCAAACCTAATAGCATCAATATCATTTCCATTTGGAATTGTAAACTTTACAGAAAAATATATAAAATCAGACCCACCAAAGCCAGAAGAGATTATGCAAATAAAAGACTTTCTAAAACAACAATTGCCTATAGCCTATGAGAAGATGAAAGATACAGAAATTTTAGTCGGGCTTGGTGGAACTATTACTACGGTTGTAGCCTTAGAGTACAACATCTATCCGTACGATTCTAAAAAAGTTCATGGTTCAAAACTTACATATGAAGCAATTACAAAATGGTTAAACAAACTTGCAAGTATGACAGTAAACCAAAGAAAAGCAATTCCTATGATAGAAGATAAAAGAGCCGAAGCTATAGTGCCGGGAATTGTTATATTTCAAACAGCTATGGAAGTTTTCCAAAAAGATGAGATTACAGTCAGCGAGTGGGGAGTAAGACACGGTTTACTATTGGAATTAATCCAAAATTAG